In a genomic window of Prosthecochloris marina:
- a CDS encoding YidB family protein: MNIENLLNLGASVIQGNDDETTTSLDTAQLSSALGNLFKGSEGKLDFGTLLGKMKESGLGDVAASWLGKGTNESVSGETIKNLIGPDKIADFASTLGLSEKSAEDALADALPEMIDKASPDGSLMENIIDKAGGLGGLLGFARKLFS, from the coding sequence ATGAACATTGAAAACCTGCTTAACCTGGGCGCATCGGTTATCCAGGGTAACGATGACGAAACAACAACGTCTCTCGACACGGCCCAGCTTTCATCGGCTCTCGGCAATCTTTTCAAAGGAAGCGAAGGGAAACTTGATTTTGGAACACTGCTTGGAAAAATGAAGGAATCCGGACTTGGTGACGTTGCCGCATCATGGCTCGGCAAGGGCACAAACGAGTCGGTCTCAGGCGAAACCATCAAAAACCTGATCGGTCCCGATAAAATAGCCGACTTCGCATCCACACTCGGCCTGAGCGAAAAGAGCGCTGAAGACGCTCTTGCTGATGCCTTGCCGGAAATGATCGACAAGGCCAGCCCCGACGGTTCTCTGATGGAAAACATCATCGACAAGGCCGGCGGCCTGGGCGGACTGCTTGGTTTCGCAAGAAAACTCTTTTCGTAA
- a CDS encoding four helix bundle suffix domain-containing protein yields the protein MLIERSDPAVAATIIIGLITVTAFLLCRQLKWLEKSFVQESGLSERMISARLRCVILCSTVHAMHGVCARSQKSS from the coding sequence ATGCTTATCGAGCGTTCGGATCCGGCTGTTGCGGCTACTATCATCATAGGATTGATCACAGTAACGGCATTCTTACTCTGCCGTCAATTGAAGTGGCTCGAAAAGTCGTTTGTTCAAGAAAGCGGCTTGAGTGAACGTATGATCAGCGCTCGTCTGAGGTGTGTAATCCTGTGCAGCACTGTTCATGCAATGCACGGAGTTTGTGCTCGAAGCCAAAAATCTTCCTGA
- a CDS encoding type II toxin-antitoxin system Phd/YefM family antitoxin: MGTITVSELQANLRKVMRRVERGETFDITSMRKVVARLVPPEDKQQEARKTLKEIARTAAFHDVLSPLGEAWEAEKQ, translated from the coding sequence ATGGGAACGATAACCGTGAGTGAATTGCAGGCTAACCTCAGAAAAGTGATGCGGCGTGTAGAGCGCGGTGAAACCTTCGACATTACCTCGATGAGAAAGGTCGTTGCGCGGCTTGTTCCTCCTGAAGACAAACAGCAGGAAGCGAGAAAGACGCTCAAAGAAATAGCACGAACGGCAGCCTTTCACGATGTTCTTTCTCCTCTCGGTGAAGCGTGGGAGGCTGAAAAGCAATAA
- a CDS encoding WD40 repeat domain-containing protein, which produces MGLLSKLFGKKEEELKRPQVREDEALIKTLEGHEDRVLGVRFSPDGKKLVSGSFDEKVMLWDIERGQVLHTMSGHTTWVKCVDYSPNGDKVASGSIDSTVRIWDVETGKCLHVCKGHDTEVRMVAFSPDGKTLASCSRDTTLKLWDVESGSELKTLTGHTSYIECVAFSHDGKKLVSCGEEPVVRIWDIESGKNTASYNTKDRLSHSVSFSPDDSLVILCGRDAAVKILDAGSGEIKHIMEGHEDGVRGVCFSPDGKKAASVANDESVRLWEVETGKLLHTYRGHVLEVQSVDISPDGKIIVSGSDDRKIKLWAVK; this is translated from the coding sequence ATGGGTTTGTTATCAAAATTGTTCGGAAAAAAAGAGGAAGAACTCAAACGCCCCCAGGTCAGAGAGGATGAAGCCCTGATCAAGACCCTTGAAGGCCATGAAGACAGGGTGCTCGGAGTCCGGTTCAGTCCGGATGGTAAAAAGCTGGTAAGCGGTAGTTTCGATGAAAAAGTCATGCTTTGGGACATAGAAAGAGGTCAGGTATTGCATACCATGTCGGGTCATACAACCTGGGTCAAGTGTGTCGATTACAGTCCTAATGGAGATAAGGTTGCCAGTGGCAGCATTGACAGCACGGTGAGGATCTGGGATGTTGAAACCGGCAAATGCCTCCATGTCTGTAAAGGTCATGATACAGAGGTACGAATGGTTGCTTTCAGCCCTGACGGTAAAACACTTGCAAGCTGTTCACGTGATACCACGCTCAAGCTCTGGGACGTCGAATCGGGCAGTGAGCTGAAAACCCTTACAGGTCATACATCCTATATAGAGTGTGTCGCTTTCAGTCATGACGGAAAGAAACTTGTCAGTTGCGGTGAAGAACCGGTGGTCCGAATCTGGGATATCGAAAGCGGCAAGAATACGGCCAGTTACAATACAAAGGATCGGCTTTCTCATTCCGTCAGCTTCAGCCCTGACGACTCGCTTGTTATCCTCTGTGGGCGTGATGCGGCTGTCAAGATACTCGATGCCGGTTCCGGGGAAATAAAGCATATCATGGAAGGCCATGAGGATGGCGTTCGCGGTGTTTGTTTCAGCCCTGACGGTAAAAAAGCAGCAAGTGTTGCCAATGACGAGTCAGTGCGTCTCTGGGAAGTGGAGACAGGAAAATTGCTGCATACGTACCGGGGTCACGTGCTCGAGGTGCAGTCCGTGGATATTTCGCCTGACGGTAAAATAATTGTCAGCGGTAGCGACGATCGCAAGATCAAGCTATGGGCGGTAAAGTAG
- a CDS encoding PQQ-dependent sugar dehydrogenase: MFIYRTLLHLLFSFCFLTACAAKPPETAPVSKDFRIVTVLDNLDFPWSLAFLPDGDVLITERNGNMLRYGKDGELHLVSGLPDIHPTGQGGLLDVILDPDFPTNRTIYFSFVAKDNGDYGTEVARAVLDHSSLKNLQVIFRAVPKTSSGIHFGSRLLFAPDGTLIISLGEKGRMREAQNTSNHLGSIIRINPDGSLPHDNPYINRNGYQPQLYTYGNRNVQGIALHPETGKIWFHEHGPKGGDELNILKSGANYGWPAITYGLDYSGAIISEKTALPGMEQPSAYWVPSIAPSGMTIYDGNAFPDWKGNIFIGALVQRHLRRVILQGEQIIDQEILLKDLKERIRDVRTGPDGYLYLLTDSRNGKLLRLEPLSTQ, from the coding sequence ATGTTTATCTATAGAACTCTCCTGCACCTGCTTTTTTCTTTCTGTTTCCTGACAGCTTGTGCAGCAAAGCCACCAGAAACAGCTCCGGTATCGAAAGATTTCAGGATCGTAACTGTGCTTGACAACCTTGATTTTCCATGGTCTCTTGCCTTTCTTCCTGATGGAGATGTTCTTATCACCGAAAGGAACGGTAACATGCTGCGGTATGGAAAAGACGGCGAACTTCACCTTGTAAGCGGTCTCCCCGATATACACCCTACCGGGCAGGGAGGCCTGCTCGACGTCATCCTTGACCCTGATTTCCCAACAAACCGGACAATCTACTTCTCTTTTGTGGCAAAAGATAATGGGGACTACGGTACCGAAGTTGCACGTGCCGTTCTCGACCACTCATCATTGAAAAACCTGCAGGTTATTTTCAGGGCCGTACCAAAAACATCTTCCGGCATACATTTCGGTTCCCGTCTTCTTTTTGCCCCGGACGGAACGCTTATTATTTCCCTTGGAGAAAAAGGCCGAATGCGTGAGGCGCAAAACACGTCGAACCACCTTGGCTCGATTATCCGCATCAACCCCGATGGTTCTCTACCCCATGACAACCCATATATCAACCGTAATGGCTATCAACCCCAACTCTACACCTACGGCAATCGCAACGTACAAGGAATCGCGCTTCATCCGGAAACAGGAAAAATCTGGTTCCATGAACATGGCCCTAAAGGCGGCGATGAACTCAACATACTTAAATCAGGAGCAAATTACGGATGGCCTGCCATAACGTATGGACTGGATTACAGTGGAGCTATCATTTCCGAGAAGACAGCACTCCCAGGGATGGAACAACCCTCGGCTTACTGGGTCCCATCTATAGCCCCTTCGGGCATGACCATATATGACGGTAATGCTTTTCCGGATTGGAAAGGCAATATCTTTATCGGAGCACTGGTACAACGGCACCTCAGAAGGGTTATACTGCAAGGTGAACAAATCATCGATCAGGAAATCCTGTTGAAGGATTTGAAAGAACGGATCCGGGATGTCCGGACAGGACCTGACGGTTACCTGTATCTGTTAACGGACAGTAGGAACGGCAAACTGCTTCGTCTTGAACCGCTTTCTACCCAGTAA
- a CDS encoding HAD family hydrolase yields the protein MFVSPNKVILLDIGNVIVDVDFGAFCTTVAARSGDEKAVFEKFCVGDFKGRFDSGDVSITTFLQNIAHDPLVRTISIQEVKKAWQNIFSLKEGAREGIARLKRNHRVWVMSDTDPLHFAALLNRFPVLRAMDRFYLSFEHGFLKSSPEAFVHVMESSGIEPDDFLLIDDKPDNCFSCKSVGVDSILFTSWNNLPGKGLFPG from the coding sequence ATGTTTGTCAGCCCAAACAAGGTCATACTGCTCGATATAGGTAATGTCATTGTTGATGTTGATTTCGGTGCGTTCTGTACAACGGTTGCAGCGAGGTCCGGTGACGAAAAAGCTGTTTTTGAGAAGTTCTGTGTTGGCGATTTCAAAGGCAGGTTCGATAGTGGAGATGTTTCGATCACCACTTTTCTTCAAAACATAGCTCATGATCCGCTTGTCCGGACTATCTCTATACAGGAAGTCAAAAAAGCTTGGCAAAACATTTTTTCGCTTAAAGAAGGTGCCCGAGAAGGGATTGCCCGGTTGAAGCGGAATCATCGTGTATGGGTTATGAGTGATACCGATCCTTTACATTTTGCCGCTCTTTTGAACCGGTTTCCTGTATTGAGGGCGATGGATCGCTTCTACCTTTCCTTTGAGCACGGTTTTCTGAAAAGCTCTCCAGAAGCCTTTGTTCATGTTATGGAATCGTCCGGTATCGAACCTGATGATTTTCTTTTGATCGACGATAAGCCTGACAACTGTTTTTCCTGCAAAAGTGTCGGGGTCGATAGTATACTTTTTACAAGCTGGAACAACCTGCCGGGAAAAGGCCTTTTTCCCGGTTGA
- the arfB gene encoding alternative ribosome rescue aminoacyl-tRNA hydrolase ArfB, with protein sequence MRVTNTITIEDSEIDIRALRSQGPGGQNVNKVATAIQLRFDIRASSLPDICKKRLLALHDKRITKDGVIVIKAQQYRSQDKNRQDALDRLKAIVQGVMKTRKVRRATRPTSSSKENRLEGKARRSRIKRLRKKVDEE encoded by the coding sequence ATGAGAGTGACAAATACCATAACGATTGAAGATTCGGAAATAGATATCCGGGCTCTGCGGTCTCAAGGTCCAGGAGGGCAAAATGTCAACAAGGTTGCCACGGCAATTCAATTGCGTTTCGATATTCGTGCGTCTTCTTTACCGGACATTTGCAAGAAAAGGCTTCTCGCCCTTCATGACAAGCGGATCACAAAGGATGGAGTGATTGTTATCAAGGCCCAACAGTATCGTTCGCAGGACAAAAACCGTCAGGATGCTCTTGACCGCCTGAAAGCGATTGTTCAGGGCGTGATGAAAACCCGAAAAGTGAGAAGAGCGACCCGTCCAACCTCCTCTTCAAAGGAAAATCGGCTCGAAGGAAAGGCAAGGAGGAGCCGGATAAAGCGGTTGCGAAAAAAGGTGGATGAAGAATGA